The following coding sequences lie in one Novipirellula aureliae genomic window:
- a CDS encoding TDP-N-acetylfucosamine:lipid II N-acetylfucosaminyltransferase, producing the protein MDKLLDNTNRKVRIAHLVTDEKFIDSAYEWFNTVLPAGNDIFVTTNEETPTHIKEAPYEIVGTECFRNISFLDSLRRYNFVVIHSLTVIAQKVILRCNRDLVFVWVGHGFDYYPLMVKSTNDLLLPLTKQLQTEVRKSTPKSQMTKIIKSLVMQFDGTRLRKVYELRRNRRRAAAIRRISFFSPVLPSEYEMVRACGIGPFPKHVRWNYGHSIRSLRTMTDLNLTGNSILLGNSSTITNNHTEAIEILANCPLSDRKIICPLSYGDAKIAERISLLGQEKWGDQFIALTDFMAAAEYATVVAGCSHVLMNHRRQQGGANVTLALCLGAIVFLRRENPLYHFHKDNGVALYTVEELIQNPSLLEQSLTAEQKDKNRQIVLEVIGQETSLLKTQNFIQTVLAFSNSSNSL; encoded by the coding sequence ATGGACAAGTTGTTAGATAATACAAACCGTAAGGTTCGAATCGCCCATTTAGTAACCGATGAAAAATTCATTGATAGTGCATATGAGTGGTTCAACACTGTGCTACCGGCAGGTAATGATATTTTCGTTACGACGAACGAAGAAACACCGACCCATATAAAAGAAGCTCCTTATGAAATAGTAGGAACCGAGTGCTTTCGAAATATAAGCTTTTTGGATTCACTGAGGCGTTACAATTTTGTGGTGATCCACTCGTTGACGGTGATCGCGCAGAAGGTCATTCTTCGATGTAATAGGGACTTGGTGTTTGTGTGGGTGGGTCACGGATTTGACTATTACCCTCTTATGGTTAAAAGTACGAATGATTTACTGCTGCCGTTAACGAAACAGTTACAAACGGAGGTTAGGAAAAGCACGCCGAAATCTCAAATGACAAAGATAATCAAATCTCTTGTCATGCAGTTTGATGGTACGAGGTTGAGAAAAGTATATGAATTAAGAAGGAATCGACGACGGGCGGCAGCCATTCGCAGAATCTCGTTTTTCTCACCAGTGCTCCCAAGCGAATACGAGATGGTGCGAGCCTGTGGGATTGGCCCATTTCCCAAACATGTCCGATGGAATTATGGACATTCAATAAGATCGCTCAGAACGATGACCGACTTAAACTTAACGGGTAACAGTATATTGCTCGGTAATAGTTCAACAATTACGAACAATCATACTGAAGCTATAGAGATTCTCGCAAATTGTCCGCTCTCTGATCGAAAAATCATTTGCCCACTCAGCTACGGGGATGCCAAAATCGCTGAACGCATCTCCTTACTGGGACAAGAAAAATGGGGTGATCAATTTATTGCATTAACGGATTTCATGGCTGCTGCGGAGTACGCAACCGTCGTTGCGGGTTGCTCTCATGTTTTAATGAACCATCGTCGCCAGCAGGGAGGTGCCAATGTCACGCTTGCTCTTTGTCTTGGCGCAATCGTTTTTCTTCGAAGGGAGAACCCTTTGTATCATTTTCACAAAGATAATGGCGTTGCATTGTATACAGTAGAGGAGTTGATACAAAACCCTAGTCTTTTAGAGCAAAGTCTGACTGCAGAACAAAAAGACAAGAATCGGCAAATCGTATTGGAAGTTATTGGGCAGGAAACCAGCCTGTTGAAAACGCAAAATTTCATCCAAACTGTATTGGCTTTTTCAAACTCGTCTAATTCACTCTGA
- a CDS encoding lipopolysaccharide biosynthesis protein, with protein sequence MNPPTSPAPISKASSGLQARTISGVLWNFGEQLAGRGIGIAVQLLLARLLVPEDYGLVAMMAVFIAVGNSLMDSGFTQALIRLPDAKQVDFNTAFYSNLCLGLLSYALLFVSAPLVANFYDEPRLVLLIRIASLSILIGSFQVVQLSHLAREINFRLKVWITLPSGIVAGLLAVILAALGFGVWALVAQTIIASLLKLILLWSFQKWRPTLSFSRNSFKTLYSFGCKLFASSLLDTIFNNVYVIVIAKMFSTPLAGLYFFADRLQRLVIQQLFMSITTVTYPALAMVQDDNQRLKMAYRKILLTTSFVVFPVLMLMAALAEPLFEFLLEEKWLPAAPMLRLMCVAALFYPLSSLNLNILKVKGRSDLFLGLEIIKKILISVVLLVSVRYGITGILYGRIFTACLAFAPNSYYSIELLGYSLREQIRDVFPSLCLSLVIGIVSYQISIHVDWHSLSKLILLGVLSTTAYLSLAKLFRFEALSIVTGIFFNRIQLLRRPKTTPC encoded by the coding sequence ATGAATCCTCCAACATCCCCCGCTCCCATTTCAAAGGCATCTTCTGGATTGCAAGCCAGAACGATCAGTGGTGTGCTCTGGAATTTTGGCGAGCAACTTGCTGGCCGTGGGATTGGGATTGCAGTCCAGTTGCTGCTTGCTCGGCTTTTGGTCCCCGAGGATTATGGCCTTGTCGCAATGATGGCGGTTTTCATCGCTGTTGGTAATTCACTAATGGATTCGGGTTTCACCCAAGCTCTGATTCGCTTGCCAGATGCGAAACAAGTTGACTTCAACACCGCGTTTTATTCGAATCTATGCTTGGGCCTGCTGTCCTACGCGTTGCTCTTCGTCAGCGCTCCACTGGTTGCAAACTTTTATGACGAACCCAGGCTGGTTTTACTGATTCGAATTGCTTCGCTCTCGATCCTGATCGGTTCGTTTCAAGTCGTCCAATTATCGCATCTTGCCCGTGAGATAAATTTTCGTTTAAAGGTATGGATCACTCTGCCTTCGGGAATCGTAGCGGGGCTTCTCGCAGTGATTTTGGCCGCCTTGGGTTTTGGGGTTTGGGCGCTCGTCGCCCAAACCATAATAGCCTCACTGTTGAAGCTCATCTTGCTTTGGTCCTTCCAGAAATGGCGCCCCACGCTTTCGTTTAGTCGAAATTCGTTTAAGACATTGTATTCGTTCGGATGCAAGTTATTTGCCTCCAGCTTGTTGGACACAATATTTAACAATGTCTACGTTATCGTTATTGCGAAGATGTTTAGTACCCCACTTGCAGGGCTCTATTTCTTTGCCGACCGATTACAACGGTTAGTCATTCAGCAGTTGTTTATGAGCATCACGACGGTCACCTATCCAGCGTTAGCGATGGTTCAAGATGACAACCAGCGTTTGAAAATGGCCTATCGCAAGATACTATTGACGACGTCCTTCGTTGTCTTTCCCGTACTGATGCTGATGGCAGCATTGGCTGAACCCTTGTTCGAATTCTTGTTAGAAGAGAAATGGTTGCCCGCAGCGCCCATGTTGAGATTGATGTGTGTCGCTGCACTCTTCTATCCACTGAGTTCACTTAATCTCAATATATTAAAGGTAAAGGGACGATCTGATTTATTTCTAGGCCTTGAGATCATTAAAAAAATTCTGATCTCCGTCGTGCTGTTGGTGAGCGTTCGTTATGGAATTACGGGTATCTTGTATGGTCGAATTTTCACCGCCTGTTTGGCTTTTGCACCTAATAGCTATTACTCCATTGAGTTACTTGGCTATTCGCTTCGGGAACAGATTAGAGATGTTTTTCCTAGCTTGTGTCTCTCATTGGTGATTGGAATTGTCAGTTATCAAATCTCAATCCATGTGGATTGGCATTCATTATCTAAATTGATCTTGTTAGGTGTTCTATCAACCACAGCCTATTTGTCTCTTGCTAAGTTGTTTCGTTTTGAAGCCCTCTCGATTGTGACGGGGATTTTTTTCAACAGGATTCAGTTGCTTCGAAGACCTAAAACAACACCATGTTAA